From the Sulfolobales archaeon genome, the window ATACTCTCTGCTTCTTATTATGAAAACTGGTATCCTAAGCTTATCTAGTGATTCTATGTATGTGAATTCTATGCTTTCCAAGCTGTTTTCAATATCTTCGGGAAGTCTGGATCCTATGATCTCTTTATGCACTCCGTTCTCTGAAGCTATTATTCTAGGAGGTTTGAATATATTAGTGTATGTATAATAGATCTTATTCTCGTATATATCAGCATTAACAATCATACCAGCTGGAGTTTGTATCTCTCTACCATCTAGAAATAATCTAGATCTACCTTCTCTCTTACCTATAACCAGAAATCCTTCTCTAAACTCTCTGTAGAATAGATTCTCTACAGGCTTATACCTCTCATAATCATCATATTTGAACTTCATCTCTCTAAATTCCTCTGTATGAGGATCTAGTGTTGCCAGGATTCTTCTATCAGGATCTAGAGCATCTGTCTGAAACACTATTCTCCCATCGCTAAGTATCATAGGAATTGTATTGCTACTACCCTCTCTAGGTGTATAGATCTTCATCTCACCTGTTGAGATATTATAAATAAAGATCTCAGAGGATCTAGGATTACCTCTTAGATTTCCGCTTCCAACAACAAGATCATCACTAGCATCAGTAGCGAAAACAATATTTGCAAGTTCTACCAGCTTCTCCACAGAATCTCTTCTAATCATGTAGAGAGCTATGCTCTTCTCAGTAGCACCTGTGAATATTATCATGCTACTCTTATTCACTATACTGAAGATCCTCATAGGTTCTATATCATCTATAATTATCTCCTCATCCCTAGAAAGATCTATGTAACCCAGCTTCTGAAGCTCTCTACCTCTAGCAATATCTCTTGTAAAAACAACTCTATCCCTAGACTCGGAAACCTCTGTAGTCCATAGAATAGTCTTCTGACTAAGCCTTCTCCTACCACTGCTATCGAGAACCCATATAGAGTTGAACCCGCCTTCATTGGTCTGATACACTATTCTACCTCTCAGATCTACTCCTAGCAGAACATATGGATGAGCTGATACAAAGGCTTCTATCACACGAGAGATCTTAGAAAGCTTGCCGCTCATTTTCAACACATTTTATTTTAATTCACGAGTTTTTAAGAAATCAATGCTCCAAAGAGATATAGCTATTCGAAATCTAAGATCTAATTCTAATGAATTATAGAATTAGAATAGAGACTCTCGAATACTGGTTTCAAATCTAAGCAGTTGCATGGTTTTTCATGGTGTTTGTAGTTCTCATACTTTTTGCATCGGAGATCCAGGATCTTCGTATTATTATGTTCCAGAATTCTCAAGAGATCTATTTCAGGTTAAGATATAGCTTTCTCTGATAAAACAGCCGTAGGTAGATCCTCTGCAATAGAGCTGGGCAGAATATATTCTAAGACCATGCTCATAGTAATAGCATTAACAGGTAGTGTGAGCAGTCTTATCTACGAGTTCTCGAGAGCGGGAGGGTTCAAGAGAATCATCATATCATCTCACCTAGAGAATGATAATCATGCTTCAGCTATTTCAGCGAAGTGATTGTCCGTGTAGCTTATTCGAGTTTGCTCAGGTGTTTTCGATTATCTTGGGTATTATCAGCACGGGCTTCCCCTCAGCACCTGCTCACCATTCGCAGGGTCGTCGAAAAGCTATATCAGCAGGCACCACTGAGCCCGCCTCGATGATGGTGTGATAGCCTTCGGAGGCGGGATACATCTTCTAAGAACCTATAGCAGTTAAAACAGCTTGAAAACCTCTACAGAAGACACGGTCTATGGCTAGGTGTTTTGTTATATGCTTTCTATGTTTCATAGTATTTGAGGAGCTTTGATAGAGTCTCTATTAGTAGTAGCCGTAGGACTAGTCCAGGGGCTTAACATATTTTCTATATCTATTCTCATCTTTCTCATATCACTTCTCTTAAACCTAGGATTTTCAGGGAGGAGATTCTTATATCTCTCATCTCTCTATCTGGTCACGTATTTCTCATCATCTCTTGTTCTCCTCTTTCTATTTGTAAGATTCTTCTCATTCCTCTCTTCGGAGGCTCTTAGAATTATCACGGTCGCCATGTCTCTTCTAATGATCCTCTTAGGAGTTTTAATTCTCCTCTATATCCTAGAACCTGAGAATAGATTCCTTAGAATCTTCACGGTAAATCCTCTTCAGAAGCATGCTAAGAGTGTCACGGTTTTCGGACCTCTAATAATCCCACCACTTCTAGGGATCATCTCAGGCTTAAGTTCTCTGGTGTGTCCTTGCACAGCTCCTCTAATACCTGTAGCAGCATCATACATAGCTTCGAACAAGATCCATGAATCTTTTCATGATATGATTCTATACGCGATCTCGGTAGCATCTCCATCAACTCTTATCGTGATCCTAGTAA encodes:
- a CDS encoding S9 family peptidase; protein product: MSGKLSKISRVIEAFVSAHPYVLLGVDLRGRIVYQTNEGGFNSIWVLDSSGRRRLSQKTILWTTEVSESRDRVVFTRDIARGRELQKLGYIDLSRDEEIIIDDIEPMRIFSIVNKSSMIIFTGATEKSIALYMIRRDSVEKLVELANIVFATDASDDLVVGSGNLRGNPRSSEIFIYNISTGEMKIYTPREGSSNTIPMILSDGRIVFQTDALDPDRRILATLDPHTEEFREMKFKYDDYERYKPVENLFYREFREGFLVIGKREGRSRLFLDGREIQTPAGMIVNADIYENKIYYTYTNIFKPPRIIASENGVHKEIIGSRLPEDIENSLESIEFTYIESLDKLRIPVFIIRSREYENKKAAVVYIHGGPWSEVADSWSILIASLVASGFNVIAPNFRGSTGYGEWFRRLDIGDPGGGDLMDIEASARYALEKGIGEKLFVMGYSYGGYMTLWTMFSKPDLFECGVAGAAVADWEEMYELSDALFRKFIEVLFDGRRDLMKERSPIHKAENLRKPLCIVQPQNDTRTPLKPIIRLVSKLMEHGKSFEIHIAPDMGHVISTIDDAIKILLPALLFLQRCAER